A window of the Henckelia pumila isolate YLH828 chromosome 3, ASM3356847v2, whole genome shotgun sequence genome harbors these coding sequences:
- the LOC140887611 gene encoding 3'-5' exonuclease-like, whose protein sequence is MAASMFPINHSTYDVFFSGDCIHTTVTHDPTVVSQWISEVKSMYVYWPGQLIVGLDVEWRPSYTRGIQNPPATLQLCVGSRCLIFQLIHSPGIPTSLAGFLSDPNHTFVGVGINDDLEKLQETHGIGFHTYWVDLREPAANICGRKNLRNSGLKELARVVLGKEMEKPREVTMSGWDERWLSADQILYACIDAYVCFELGMALNGGHF, encoded by the coding sequence ATGGCCGCCAGCATGTTTCCAATCAACCACAGCACCTACGACGTTTTCTTCTCCGGCGACTGCATCCACACTACCGTTACACACGATCCCACGGTGGTGTCCCAGTGGATCTCTGAAGTGAAGTCCATGTATGTCTACTGGCCCGGCCAACTCATCGTGGGGCTCGATGTCGAGTGGCGTCCCTCCTACACCCGCGGTATCCAAAACCCACCCGCCACTCTACAGCTATGTGTCGGCAGCCGTTGTCTCATCTTCCAGCTCATTCACTCCCCGGGAATCCCCACTTCTCTGGCCGGTTTTTTGTCGGATCCCAACCACACATTCGTGGGGGTGGGCATCAACGATGATTTGGAGAAGCTCCAAGAAACTCATGGGATTGGGTTCCATACTTATTGGGTTGATTTGAGGGAGCCGGCGGCGAATATTTGTGGAAGAAAGAATTTGaggaattcagggctgaaggaGTTGGCGAGAGTTGTGCTGGGGAAAGAGATGGAGAAGCCGCGGGAAGTGACGATGAGCGGATGGGATGAGCGGTGGCTGAGTGCTGACCAAATACTGTatgcttgtattgatgcatATGTGTGCTTTGAACTGGGCATGGCCTTGAACGGCGGCCACTTCTGA